In Gordonia sp. SL306, the genomic window CGGCGGTGCTGGTGGTCGCGGTGGCATCCGTCCAGCTCGCCGGCCGGATGCATCCGCCGGTCGCGGCCTACGCGGTACTCGGGGCCATCGGACTGCTGGCAGCCGCCATCACCGGACATCCGAGTCAGACCGCCGTCGGCCCTCTGCTGATCGGCGCCCACGCGCTGGCCGCGGCCTGGTGGTGCGGGTGTCTCGCGGCAATGCTCGTCACCATCCGCGGCCGGGCCGGCTGGACCACGGCCCTGCCCGTCTTCTCACGACGGGCGGTGTGGGCGGTCGCGGTCATCGCCGCGACGGGCGCGATCACCGGTCTCATGGAGGTCGGTCTCGGCGAACTCGTCGGATCGGGCTACGGGCGCATCCTGCTGGCCAAGGTGGCAGGCACGGTCGCCCTCGTGGTGCTGGGTGCGCGACATCGTCGGGCGTGGGTACCCGCGGTCATCCGACACCGGTCGTCGGAGGCCACCTCGATCAGACTCGCCGTCGGGGAGCTGATGGTGATGGCCGTGGTGCTGGGACTCGCGGTCGGGTTGTCGACCACGGCGCCCTGACGGCCGGCGACACAGTCAGCCGGGTTGGTCCCAGACCGCCAGGAGTTCGGTGATGATGTCGACCGACATCCCGAGCGCCCCCAGATGACTCTCGCCGTGCATCGTGAAGAGTTTCGCGTCGGGCAGGAGCGACACCATGTGTTCGCCGTGGCTGTACGGGATGATGTGGTCGCGGTCGCCGTGCCACCATCGCACCGGTACGGTCACGTCGGACACCTGGAAGCCCCAGTCCCGCGAGAAGACCACGATGTCGGAGAACGGTGCCTCCATTCGCTGGGATCCGCCGTGGAGCAGGTCGTCGAGGAACATCGCCCGGAATTCGGGGCGCGACAGCAACTCCCGGTCTCCCTGCGGCGACAGGCGTCCGTAGATGGAGATCGCCGGATCGGCGATCGGGCGCGCCACACTCAGCACCGAACTCACCACTTTGCCGACCGGCGCCCCGGCCACCCGTAGGACCGGCGCGGCGGCGCGGGCGAGCCGCATCGCGCCGCCGTCGATCGCGTCGGGTCCGACGGTCGGTGCGACGCCGCCCAGGATGCCCGCCGTCACCACCCGATCGGGATACGCATAGGCCACCCCGAGGGCATACGGTCCGCCGCCGGAGAGGCCGATGACGGCGAATCGGTCGATACCCAGCAAGTCGGCGACCTCGCCGAGGTCCGTGGCGAACTCGGAGACGGATCGATACGAGTGGGGCGTCGACGAGCCGACGCCCGGCCGGTCCAGTCCGATGATCCGAATGCCGTTCTCGGCCGCGAATGCGCGCGCCTCGGTCGGGATCTGGCGGCGTGCTCCCGGAGTCCCGTGCAACCAGAACACGGCGCGGCCGTTGGCCGATCCGAACTCGGCGAACCCGATCCGCCGTTGACCCCCGCCGACCGCGACGGAGCCCTCGATCTTGGGACGGTCGATGTCCATCATTCATCCAGCATCCCACGTAAGTTGTGTCTTGGGTCACGTGACCCCGACAGATTTGAGGGGGACGTCTCGATCGGAAGGTGATGCGCGATGACAGATCAGACTTTCACGGCCGCCGTGGTGACCGGCTTCGGAGATCCGCTGACCATCTCGGAAGTCGAGATGCCCGCGCCCGGTCACGGGCAGGCGCTCGTGAAGCTCGAGACGTCCGGCGTGTGCCACACGGACCTCCATGCGGCGCACGGGGATTGGCCGGTGAAGCCGACACCCCCGTTCGTCCCGGGCCATGAGGGCTACGGCACCGTCGTCGCGGTGGGGCCGGGCGTGACCGACATCGCAGTCGGCGACAAGGTCGGCAACGCGTGGCTCTGGTCGGCATGCGGTCAATGTGAGTACTGCCGCACTGGGTGGGAGACGCTGTGTGAGAAACAGGAGAACGGCGGGTACTCCGTCAACGGCTCGTTCGGCACCTACATGCTCGTCGACGAGCGGTTCGCCGCCCGCATCCCCGATGGTGTGGACCCGGTCGAGGTGGCGCCGATCCTCTGCGCCGGCGTCACGGTCTACAAGGGCTTGAAGGTCTCCGAGACCAAGCCGGGTCAGTGGATGGTGATCTCCGGGATCGGCGGTCTCGGCCACGTCGCGGTCCAGTATGCGACGGCAATGGGCATGCGGGTCGCCGCCGTCGACATCGGCGACGACAAGCTCGATCTGGCCCGTGAACTGGGCGCGGAGGTCACCGTGAACGCCACCGAAGTGGATGTTGCCGAGGCGATCGTCGAACAGACCGGCGGCGCGCACGGCGTGCTCGTGACCGCCGTCCACCCGCAGGCCTTCGGACAGGCGATCGGTATGGCGCGACGCGGCGGGACCATCGTGTTCGTCGGGCTGCCACCGGGCGACTTCCCCGCTCCGATCTTCGACGTGGTGCTGAAGGGACTCACGATCCGGGGTTCGATCGTCGGTTCCCGGCAGGACATGACCGAGGCACTCGACTTCTACGTGCGAGGGCTCGTGAAGCCGACCGTCGCGACGACCCGCCTCGAAGACATCAACGATGTGTTCCGCCGGATGGAGGAGGGCAAGATCGAAGGTCGGATCGTGATCGACTACCGCTGACCACAGGTATTTCTCATCGAGAACCGCGTACCGTCGTGAGGGTGAGTTCTGAGTTCGCCCGTGGTGTCGCCCGTGGATTCGGGCATGTCCTACGTCCGTATCCGATCCGCGACATCCCGGCCGGCGCGAGTGTCGATCTCCCCGGCCGCGGCCCGACCTACGTCACCGATTCCGGGCCGAAGGACGCACCCGCGGTGTTCCTGCTGCACTCGGTACTGACCACCGGTCTGCTCTGTTGGTATCCGGTGATCCCGGAGCTGAATCAGCGGTACCGGGTCATCACGATGGATCAGCGGTGGCACGGCCGCGGCATCCGGTCGGACGGCTTCGACCTGGTGGACTGTGCCGACGATGTGGTGGCACTGGCCGACACACTCGGCATCGACACGTTCATCGCAGCGGGCTTCTCGATGGGTGGCGGCATCGCCCAGCTCACGTGGCGGCAACACCGACAACGCGTGGCAGGGCTGGTGCTCTGCTCGACCGGGCCTTATTTCAGCACCCGCGACCCCGCGCATCGGGCCAATGCCCAACGGACCGGACGACTGCTGACCGCGATGAGCCGGATCATGCCGAAACCGTCGCGACGCCTCGACGACACCTCCGCGCACACCACGGTGTGGGCGATGCGCCAGTTCTTCTCCACCCCGCTGGCGCAGATGGGGCAATTCGGCGACGGGCTCGGTGAATTCGACTCGCGCCCATGGCTCGGCGAAATCGATGTGCCCACCTCGGTGGTGGTATCCGTCCGGGACCGGGTGGTGGAGCCGGAACGTCAGCAACTGCTCATCGACGGCATCCCCGGCGCGCGCCGATTCGAGGTCGACGGCGGACATGCGTGTTGCGTCCTCGGTGCGCCGTTCTTCATCCCGCCGTTCACCGAGGCCGTCGACGCCGTCAGCGAGGTCTCGATCGGGGCGTGAAGGTCTCGCCTGCCGCGTCAGAGCTCGCCCGCTGGTGCCGCATACCGCGCACCTTTGCCGTGTCGGGCAGGCCGTCGGGTATGCGACACCAATTGGTGCCGTTAGGGTTTCACGCTGTTGACTTGTCAAGGTTCGACTGCGCTCTCGGCGCTCCCGGCGCTCCCGGCGCTGCCGGGTGCATGGGTGAATGGTCGGCTGGAGTCAGGTGGCGAGTGGAAGGTCGTCGACGTGACATTTCCTGGGCGAATCGGCGATACCGATGAGATGCGCCGCTGCTCTCATGCCATCCAATCCACTCGAACGGCCTAAAGACCTCGGTAACGGCGGGAACGATCTTTTCATCGCACCCGTACGCCGTTGACCACGTGGTTTCGGGATCTTCTCGCCGGTGTCGTCGAGCTCGACGAGTCGTTCATCGGTGGCCGCAGCCGCGGTCGGGTCGGTGTGTCATCGACGAACGTGCCGGTGATGTTTGCAGTGGAACGACTTGGGGCACAACATGGTAGAGAGCTACCCCTTGGCCGAGTGCGACTCCGTGTGGGTTCAGCACCCGGCTCACACGAGATGCTGGACTTCGCCCACGAAGTGATTGAACCAGGATCGTTGATCCGGACCGATGGGACTCGATTCTTGCGGCGTCTAGCCGATGAGGGATTCCGGCATGAGTTCATCTCGGGCTACAGCTCGCCTGAGCCTGGCCACGTCACGTTCCCAGGCCCTCATCGCGTCGCTGCTCAAACGATGGAATGCAGGTACGCACCACTACGTCGAGCCCGAGCACTTGCCCTACTATCTCGACGAGTTCGCCTTTCGCTTCAATAGACGCATGTCGGGCGCTCGTGGCATGGTGTTCTTCCGTCTTCTGCAGCAAGCGGTCAAGATTGTTGGCAGGGTCTACTCGATCTTTACCGTGACCCGTTATGACCTGGGTTCGAAGAGTCGGTCGAGATGCTGGTCAATGGCTGCGAGCGCCGCTTGTGGTTTGATGACGTCAAGGTCGAGAAGGGGACCGAGGCCGGTCAACGCAAGGACGAGGTCCGTTTCGATGATCGGATCGCAATCGCGACGGATCTGCCCCTGTCTGATCGCCTCCCGGATGAGGCTTTCGACCATTGCGCGTCCATCCCGCAGTCCGAGGCCAACCTGTTGACGCAGTGATGGGTCGTGCATCGCTTCGAGCACGTAAGCCGCGTTCATACGGCTGGTGGCACGGGAGTCGGGTCGCAGAGGCAGCATCTCCGTGAGGACTACTCGCAGCACGTCGCGAGGATGCGGAGGTTGGCCGAGTGAGCTCAGGCTTCGTGCGACTCGGCGAGATGTCTGTTCTGAAGCAAACTCCATCGCGAAGGCCAGCATCTCGGCGCGGGAGGAGAAGTAGTGCTGCAACTGCCCCAGTGAGACTCCGGCCTCGCGGGCGACTTCGCGCATGGTCGCTCGTGCCCAGCCGTGCTGATCAACGACGCGCCAGAGTGCATGAGCGATCGACTCACGTCGCTGGTGGTGATCAACCTGCTTCGGCACTCGGACCCCTCGCTTTTGGCAATACACGTGACATAATACATGTGACCCAAATAGTTCCACGACATGGAGTGCCGATGGATGCATGAGCACGCGATGCCCCTCACGTTCTGTAACCCCTCCGCTTTCGTGTTTGACTCCGAGACGGCGATTGCACTGCTCGCCGACGTGCATATTCGGAAGGCGATCGAACGCGGCGATTTCGACGACCTTCCCGGCACCGGTAAGCCACTCGATCTGTCCGATGCCGATGACCCAGATTGGTGGCTCAAGAGGTTCATGAAACGTGAGGGTCTCGCCTTCCTGCCACCCTCCATTCAGTTGCGCAAGGATGACGCCGCCCTGGACGAGCAACTCGATCAGCTATCGAACGAGAAGTCGGTTCGGCACGAGATTGCCCAGTTCAACGAACGGGTTGTGCACGCTCGCTTACAACTGCCATCAGGGCCGCCGCTCATCACCATGCCACGTGACATTGAAGCCACCGTGGCAGCGTGGGCGGATCGCAAAGGGGTGCGATCTGAGGAAGCACGCGCTACTGCGCGTGAAGAAGCTAAGGCTAAGAAGCGTTCTCGCCGAAGTGTCTTCGGTAAACTAGGTCGTCGACGACCGCGTCACCGCACCGAAATGTGACTCGCAAAATAGCCCAGTATCCAGCCGAGAACCCGCACCACTGAACGGCCGGCCCTCACCCGGCGGAGATCAACCATTCTGGGCCCGCCGACTCGCCGACCTGGGCGCGAGAGCCGCGACCATCCCACAACCGAAACTGACCGCTCCACGCTTGGCCGAGGTGATCACCACGCCGTCACCGACCCCGCCTACCGAGCCCAGGCAACCGAACTCGCCGCCATCGCGGCCGAAGCCGGCGCCGCCCGCGTCATCACCACCAACCAAACCCGAACACCTACCCAGCTGCCACCTCATCGGGGCATACAGTCGGGTGGATGGCTCGTGCCAGCCGGCGCCGTCGGTGCTGCTTCTATCAAGGAGAGAGATGAAACGCTACCGTCGAGCTCGTTCGGGCATGGTGTCCCTAGCTGTTGCATTGTGTGTCGGAACTCTTGTCGCAGCATGTAGTTCCGGGGCTCCGCCTGAACGCAAGAGCATTGATGAAGGCGATGCTGCTCATCGCGTTGACGGGCAAGGTGTGCACGTTCCGGAGGGCTTCGCGTTCTCACAAGGCTATGTGTGGCCGATGGATTCGGTCGGCGCCTCCGCTTTTGCTGTCCGGTTCGATGGGCCTGTCGGCGGATTCAGGAAACTCCGTGCAGCCGACTTCGGTCGTGCCTTGTCCGAGTTCGGGGACCTGCCGTGCACGTCTGTCCCCACACCGCGAGGCAGCGGAGATCTCGACGAACTGGGCTTGGTCTGTCCTGCCGATGGTGTGTCGCGGATCAGTCGGACCCAGAAGGAGCGCGATCCTCACCAACCCCTGGCGGAGGGTGAACGGGCAGTCGTTCTGAACCAGACCCCTTCGCACACACAGCTGTTCGTTGTCTACAGGGGGACGTAGCCGAGTCGCCGATTCCCACTCGACGACTCGGCTACAGACTGTCTAGCGCAGGCCTTTGGGGTCATCGACGGCCTTCCAGTCGGCGAAGGTGTCTGCTTCGTGTCCAGCCCGAGCACTTGCCCTACTATCTCGACCCACACCCGCTGGACGAACTGATCGCCGGCGGTATTGGCATCGACGACTGGGTCACCGCAGAAACACTTAAACTACTGTATGGCAACCAATCTGATGGCTGAGTCCATTTGAGCAGATGAGCACTACACAGGTTCGAGAACAACACCAATCCGCAAGCGGTGCAGGAAAATTCAGTCACTTCAGTGAACGTCAGTGAACAGGAGTCGCACCGGAACGGCGCCACGCAAGGGCGGCATGGTCGATCATCGTCACGAATTCCACACGTCGGGTGTGCGCCCGTCGACGTCAGTGAACCCATACTCTCGTGCTAGGTCGGCAGAGGTCACCGAATGTTGATTCCACCGGTCTCGATCGGGATCGGCGGCCAGCGCGGCCACGCCGCGGCCGACAAAGCGGGGCGACTCCGACGACCCGAATGAGCCGGGAGCGACCGGTAGGTCGGCGGCTCTCTCGTGCAGTGCGTCCTGCCAGTCGGTCTCATCCACCTGGTAGTTGTCGAGCATCATCTCGGAGCGCAACCACCCGGGTGTGACGGCGACGGCCGTCGCGCCGTGATCGGTCAGCTCGTGGCCCTGGGAGAAAGCCAGACGTCCCACCGCGACCTTGACCAGGTCGTAGTAGACCGAGATCCGGTAGCGCGAGGAATTGTAATCGGTTGTCCCGTCGGTCATCTCGATCAGCAGGCCGCCGGGGCGCCGGATGAGCAGCGGGAGGAGAAAAGTGCGATGTGATCAGATGGGTGTCGAGACCGAGGCGGAGAATTCTCAGCCCTCGTTCGAGATCATGGTCCCAGATGGGCGTGTTCCACTCTGCGGGAGTTCCTTTCAGGATCTCGGCGCCCCAGATGTCGTTGACGAGAACGTCGATCTGTCCGTAGTCGGCGCGTAATCGCTCGGCGAGCCGGCCGACCTGTTCGGGAATGAGATGGTCCACCTGCGCGGCCACCCCCTGACCGCCCAGTTCGTTGACGAGTTCGGCGGTCTCCTCGATCGTCTCGGGTCGGTCGTCGTAGTCGGACGTCATGCCGCCGAACCGGCTGCTCCGTCCTGTGCAGACGACGGTGGCGCCCGCTTCGCCGAGTGCGAGGGCGATACCTCGTCCCGCGCCGCGTGTCGCCCCGGCGACAACGGCCACCCGACCATGCAACGCATGCGGATCCGGTGACCAGTCCATGCTTCGATGCTCCCAGCGTCGTGGTCGGAGGGGCAACCCTGTCGCGGGTCACCCAACGATCAGCACGTGCAGTGTCCGTGGCCCGTGGACGCCCTCCACGCGATCGAGCTCGATGTCACTGGTGGCGCTCGGCCCGCTGATCCACGTCTGCGGATGTGTGTGAGCCCCGGTCTCGACGAGTCGGGCGACCGCCTCGGGGACATCGCCGACCACCTGATCCTTGTCGACGATGCAGACATGTACGTCTGGCACCAACGACACCGCGCGCCGCCCCTGACCTGGTCCGTGGTCGAGGACGATGGTGCCCGTGTTGGCCATCGCGACCGCGGCGGTCGTCACCACCGCGCCGACCCCATCGAGGTCGGCGGGCGAGAGGCCGTCGTCATTGCGCCATTCCAGATCGACCCCGAGGCGTCGGCGGACGACGTCGTCCGCAACGATCGCACCGCTCACCCCGGAGAGCGCTGCAGTTAGCGCGGCGTCCAGGTCGGCCGCCGACACCTGCTCGACCGCGGCACGGTAGTCGGCCACCCGTTCGGCGAAGCGATCGATCAGGCCGAGGTCGCCGGTGCTGACCGTCTGCCCGTACGCCCAGTCGACGGGCGTCTCGTCCACGTGAGGATCGCTGACGTCGTCGAGCGCGGTCCGGATTCGTCCGAGGATATCCTCACGCGCGCTCATGTCCCGGCCTCGCTGCCCTCGTCGTTTCGGGTGGCACGCTCGCGTTTCCACCAGTCGCGGAACGACTCCTTCGGTGGCACCGGGATGTCGCGAGAAGAACTCCAGCCGGCCAGCGGTCCCGGAATCGACCCGATCGTGGTGCGCCGCCGGAAGAATCGGTTGCTCGAGGTCGCCGCCTTCTGTGCGGCCTCCAGTCGCTTGTGGGAGCCGAACATCCAGGCCATCGCCTTCATCGCCGCGGCCTCCGCCGTCGGGAGTCTGCCGCGATGCTCGTCGACGACCCGGGTCCGCAAGTGCACCAACAGTTCCGGGATGTCGATACGCACCGGACAGGCGTCGAAGCAGGCGCCGCACAGGCTCGATGCATACGGCAGCGACTGATCGACAGCAGAGCTGGTGCCACGGAGTTGCGGGGTGAGGATGGCGCCGATCGGGCCGGG contains:
- a CDS encoding LutC/YkgG family protein — its product is MSAREDILGRIRTALDDVSDPHVDETPVDWAYGQTVSTGDLGLIDRFAERVADYRAAVEQVSAADLDAALTAALSGVSGAIVADDVVRRRLGVDLEWRNDDGLSPADLDGVGAVVTTAAVAMANTGTIVLDHGPGQGRRAVSLVPDVHVCIVDKDQVVGDVPEAVARLVETGAHTHPQTWISGPSATSDIELDRVEGVHGPRTLHVLIVG
- the adhP gene encoding alcohol dehydrogenase AdhP, producing the protein MTDQTFTAAVVTGFGDPLTISEVEMPAPGHGQALVKLETSGVCHTDLHAAHGDWPVKPTPPFVPGHEGYGTVVAVGPGVTDIAVGDKVGNAWLWSACGQCEYCRTGWETLCEKQENGGYSVNGSFGTYMLVDERFAARIPDGVDPVEVAPILCAGVTVYKGLKVSETKPGQWMVISGIGGLGHVAVQYATAMGMRVAAVDIGDDKLDLARELGAEVTVNATEVDVAEAIVEQTGGAHGVLVTAVHPQAFGQAIGMARRGGTIVFVGLPPGDFPAPIFDVVLKGLTIRGSIVGSRQDMTEALDFYVRGLVKPTVATTRLEDINDVFRRMEEGKIEGRIVIDYR
- a CDS encoding alpha/beta fold hydrolase, which codes for MSSEFARGVARGFGHVLRPYPIRDIPAGASVDLPGRGPTYVTDSGPKDAPAVFLLHSVLTTGLLCWYPVIPELNQRYRVITMDQRWHGRGIRSDGFDLVDCADDVVALADTLGIDTFIAAGFSMGGGIAQLTWRQHRQRVAGLVLCSTGPYFSTRDPAHRANAQRTGRLLTAMSRIMPKPSRRLDDTSAHTTVWAMRQFFSTPLAQMGQFGDGLGEFDSRPWLGEIDVPTSVVVSVRDRVVEPERQQLLIDGIPGARRFEVDGGHACCVLGAPFFIPPFTEAVDAVSEVSIGA
- a CDS encoding alpha/beta fold hydrolase, yielding MMDIDRPKIEGSVAVGGGQRRIGFAEFGSANGRAVFWLHGTPGARRQIPTEARAFAAENGIRIIGLDRPGVGSSTPHSYRSVSEFATDLGEVADLLGIDRFAVIGLSGGGPYALGVAYAYPDRVVTAGILGGVAPTVGPDAIDGGAMRLARAAAPVLRVAGAPVGKVVSSVLSVARPIADPAISIYGRLSPQGDRELLSRPEFRAMFLDDLLHGGSQRMEAPFSDIVVFSRDWGFQVSDVTVPVRWWHGDRDHIIPYSHGEHMVSLLPDAKLFTMHGESHLGALGMSVDIITELLAVWDQPG
- a CDS encoding TetR/AcrR family transcriptional regulator is translated as MPKQVDHHQRRESIAHALWRVVDQHGWARATMREVAREAGVSLGQLQHYFSSRAEMLAFAMEFASEQTSRRVARSLSSLGQPPHPRDVLRVVLTEMLPLRPDSRATSRMNAAYVLEAMHDPSLRQQVGLGLRDGRAMVESLIREAIRQGQIRRDCDPIIETDLVLALTGLGPLLDLDVIKPQAALAAIDQHLDRLFEPRS
- a CDS encoding copper resistance D family protein, whose translation is MGIAGRRTPQSRSWMRDLALPGALLAMFTGLGVCWILAAPGGPEALAVPSTAAVGAAVLLVGLGALPGLGLRPSVRVIGVTGGVWCVAALVSAWMRTADQAGESSLSVSVGQFADTLGEGAPEVVELIAAVLVVAVASVQLAGRMHPPVAAYAVLGAIGLLAAAITGHPSQTAVGPLLIGAHALAAAWWCGCLAAMLVTIRGRAGWTTALPVFSRRAVWAVAVIAATGAITGLMEVGLGELVGSGYGRILLAKVAGTVALVVLGARHRRAWVPAVIRHRSSEATSIRLAVGELMVMAVVLGLAVGLSTTAP
- a CDS encoding DUF1992 domain-containing protein, translating into MPLTFCNPSAFVFDSETAIALLADVHIRKAIERGDFDDLPGTGKPLDLSDADDPDWWLKRFMKREGLAFLPPSIQLRKDDAALDEQLDQLSNEKSVRHEIAQFNERVVHARLQLPSGPPLITMPRDIEATVAAWADRKGVRSEEARATAREEAKAKKRSRRSVFGKLGRRRPRHRTEM